In a single window of the Micrococcaceae bacterium Sec5.7 genome:
- the argS gene encoding arginine--tRNA ligase — protein sequence MTPEELSLAISACLKDAVAAGEIALSASAVPDEVRVERPRNREHGDWATNIALQLSKQAGSNPREFAGILSTRLKTIAGVTAVEIAGPGFLNITVDAAAAGVLAKVIVEAGAQYGTNTALTGHVVNMEFVSANPTGPLHIGHTRWAALGDAIARVLRASGAEVTAEYYINDAGSQMNVFANSVLSRLHGRGVPEGGYPGQYIVDLGHEVLTLHPGIRELTDVAALPVIRAAAYKAQMKDIKDTLAEFGVEFDVYFSEHELHDAGAIESAVARLREQGHVYDDGGAVWLRTTDFGDDKDRVMIRANGEPTYFAADAAYYLSKKDRGFTEKIYLLGADHHGYINRLKAIAACAGDDPEVNIEVLIGQLVSVNGAKLSKRAGNIIELKDLISWLGKDAVRYSLARFPADSPLTLDPELLKKHSNENPVFYVQYAHARSCGTARNAVAAGVDRSVFDASLLDHATENELLSYLGSYPSIVAMAAELREPHRVARHLEVIAGAYHRWYDACRVAPQGEEPITDLNRTRLWLNDATSQVLANGLELLGVSAPERM from the coding sequence GTGACTCCCGAAGAACTCTCCCTCGCCATATCCGCCTGCCTGAAAGACGCCGTCGCCGCCGGTGAAATTGCCCTTTCCGCATCAGCCGTCCCTGACGAGGTGCGGGTGGAGCGGCCGAGGAACAGGGAGCACGGGGACTGGGCCACCAACATCGCCCTGCAGCTGTCCAAACAGGCCGGCAGCAATCCCCGCGAATTCGCCGGCATTCTGAGCACGAGGCTCAAAACCATTGCCGGTGTAACGGCCGTGGAAATCGCCGGTCCCGGCTTCCTGAACATCACAGTGGACGCCGCAGCCGCCGGTGTGCTGGCCAAGGTAATCGTGGAGGCCGGCGCGCAGTACGGCACGAACACCGCGCTCACGGGCCACGTGGTGAACATGGAATTCGTGTCCGCCAATCCCACCGGTCCCTTGCACATCGGGCACACCCGCTGGGCTGCCCTCGGCGATGCGATCGCCCGGGTCCTGAGGGCCTCCGGTGCGGAAGTCACAGCGGAGTACTACATCAACGACGCCGGCTCGCAGATGAACGTCTTTGCCAACTCGGTTTTGTCCCGGCTCCACGGACGCGGGGTTCCGGAGGGCGGCTACCCCGGACAGTACATTGTGGATCTGGGCCACGAAGTGCTGACGCTGCACCCTGGCATCCGGGAACTCACCGATGTCGCTGCCCTGCCGGTCATCCGGGCGGCAGCCTACAAAGCCCAGATGAAGGACATCAAGGACACCCTGGCGGAGTTCGGCGTGGAGTTTGACGTCTACTTCTCCGAACACGAACTGCACGACGCCGGCGCGATCGAAAGTGCTGTGGCCCGCCTTCGCGAACAGGGCCACGTCTACGACGACGGAGGCGCTGTCTGGCTCCGCACCACGGACTTCGGCGATGACAAGGACCGGGTGATGATCCGGGCCAACGGGGAACCCACCTACTTTGCCGCCGACGCCGCGTACTACCTCTCGAAGAAGGACCGCGGGTTCACCGAGAAGATCTATCTGCTGGGCGCGGACCACCACGGCTACATCAACCGGCTCAAGGCGATTGCCGCGTGCGCGGGCGATGATCCCGAGGTCAACATCGAGGTCCTGATCGGCCAGCTGGTCTCGGTCAACGGCGCGAAGCTGTCCAAGCGCGCCGGCAACATCATCGAGCTCAAGGACCTCATCTCCTGGCTGGGCAAGGACGCCGTCCGCTACTCGCTGGCGCGGTTCCCCGCTGATTCGCCGCTCACGCTTGATCCCGAGCTGCTCAAGAAGCACTCCAATGAGAACCCGGTGTTCTACGTCCAGTACGCGCATGCCCGTTCATGCGGCACTGCGCGCAACGCCGTGGCCGCCGGGGTGGACCGCAGCGTGTTCGACGCGTCCCTGCTGGACCACGCCACCGAAAACGAACTGTTGTCGTACCTGGGCAGCTACCCGTCCATCGTGGCCATGGCAGCGGAGCTGCGCGAGCCGCACCGTGTTGCCCGCCACCTCGAGGTAATCGCCGGCGCCTACCACCGCTGGTACGACGCCTGCCGGGTCGCACCGCAGGGCGAGGAACCCATTACCGACCTCAACCGCACGCGGCTCTGGCTGAATGATGCCACCAGCCAGGTGCTGGCGAACGGGCTGGAATTGCTTGGCGTCTCTGCGCCGGAAAGGATGTGA